One genomic segment of Aquamicrobium lusatiense includes these proteins:
- a CDS encoding invasion associated locus B family protein, whose product MRRLIATVSGLIMLATASPVLAQQATKIGQHNAWGTYSYQASGGKVCYVLTVPTDKQPPTLNHGDMFFFVSQRPGQQVSYEPQFIAGYDFQANSKVTVTVGDRSFTMFTRGKSAWVENAADEPQLIAAMRAGADMKVQAKSGRGNTTSYVFSLKGISAALGSIASCK is encoded by the coding sequence ATGCGCCGATTGATTGCTACAGTTTCTGGTCTGATCATGCTCGCCACGGCTTCGCCCGTTCTGGCCCAGCAAGCGACCAAGATTGGCCAGCACAATGCGTGGGGCACCTACAGTTATCAGGCTTCCGGCGGCAAGGTTTGCTACGTGCTGACCGTTCCAACCGACAAGCAGCCTCCGACGCTCAATCATGGCGACATGTTCTTCTTCGTGTCGCAGCGTCCGGGACAGCAGGTCAGCTACGAGCCGCAATTCATTGCGGGCTATGATTTCCAGGCCAACTCGAAGGTTACCGTCACCGTGGGCGACAGGTCCTTCACAATGTTCACGCGCGGCAAGTCCGCATGGGTCGAGAATGCCGCCGACGAGCCGCAGCTCATCGCCGCCATGCGCGCCGGCGCGGACATGAAGGTGCAGGCGAAGTCGGGACGCGGCAACACCACCAGCTACGTGTTCTCGCTCAAGGGCATTTCCGCGGCCCTCGGCTCCATCGCCAGCTGCAAGTAA
- a CDS encoding LysE family translocator, with the protein MNFIPDATVMVQFAIATVVLTITPGPDMTLFVGRALSQGKAAGFACAFGAMTGIVFHTALVALGLSALIVASPQAFFVLKIVGALYLIWLAFQAIRHGSAFSPEVTGKAPRSLARNWATGLGINLLNPKIILFFMTFLPQFVSAHDPHAPGKLFFLGLMFILIALPFTATMVIAADRLANLLKKSPRITRLTDYLFAGVFSAFAIKILTTQAK; encoded by the coding sequence ATGAATTTCATTCCCGACGCAACCGTGATGGTGCAGTTCGCCATCGCCACAGTTGTCCTGACGATCACCCCGGGTCCGGACATGACCCTGTTCGTCGGACGGGCCCTGTCGCAGGGAAAAGCCGCCGGCTTTGCCTGCGCCTTCGGAGCCATGACGGGCATCGTCTTCCACACCGCGCTGGTAGCGCTCGGCCTGTCGGCCCTGATCGTGGCCTCGCCGCAGGCCTTCTTCGTGCTCAAGATCGTCGGCGCGCTCTACCTGATCTGGCTCGCCTTTCAGGCGATACGCCATGGATCAGCCTTCTCGCCGGAGGTGACCGGCAAGGCGCCGCGCTCGCTCGCCCGCAACTGGGCGACGGGGCTGGGCATCAACCTGCTGAACCCCAAGATCATCCTGTTCTTCATGACCTTCCTGCCGCAATTCGTATCGGCGCACGATCCCCATGCGCCCGGCAAGCTGTTCTTCCTTGGCCTGATGTTCATCCTCATTGCGCTGCCGTTCACTGCGACCATGGTGATCGCGGCGGACCGTCTGGCAAACCTGCTGAAGAAGAGCCCGCGCATCACGCGGCTCACCGATTATCTGTTCGCCGGCGTGTTCTCGGCCTTCGCGATCAAGATCCTGACGACTCAGGCGAAGTAG
- a CDS encoding ABC transporter ATP-binding protein encodes MSFLQLSGLCRNYGPVAAVNGIDLSVAAGGRTAIVGPSGCGKTTLLRLIAGFEPPDAGSIELDGEPLAGPRMFVPAYRRSIGLVAQDGALFPHLSVAANIGFGMPRGEPDRDGQVGHLIRLVGLDESFLQRRPHQLSGGQQQRVALARALARKPRLMLLDEPFSALDTGLRAAMRKTVAGVLEAAGVTTILVTHDQEEALSFADQVAVMRAGKIMQAGSPRDLYLRPRDRMVAEFLGEAIILPASIADGHAHCILGAIPIDRDESRQTAEILLRPEQVGLGPDQAGGTSAMVTDSEFSGPTCTLTVEVANGAGEAGALVLRQPSAGAPQAGTRIRLTVSGSAHLLE; translated from the coding sequence ATGAGTTTTCTTCAGCTTTCCGGCCTCTGCCGAAACTATGGCCCCGTGGCAGCAGTAAACGGCATCGACCTTTCCGTCGCCGCCGGCGGCCGCACCGCCATCGTCGGCCCTTCGGGCTGCGGCAAGACCACGCTTCTGCGTCTCATCGCCGGCTTCGAGCCGCCCGATGCGGGCAGCATCGAACTCGATGGCGAGCCGCTTGCCGGACCGCGCATGTTCGTTCCCGCCTACCGGCGCTCCATCGGCCTCGTCGCGCAGGACGGCGCGCTGTTCCCGCACCTCTCCGTCGCCGCCAATATCGGCTTCGGCATGCCCCGCGGCGAACCGGACCGCGATGGCCAGGTCGGGCACCTCATCCGGCTGGTCGGCCTCGACGAAAGCTTCCTGCAACGGCGTCCGCACCAGCTTTCCGGCGGGCAGCAGCAGCGCGTGGCGCTGGCACGGGCGCTGGCCCGCAAGCCGCGCCTGATGCTGCTCGACGAGCCGTTCTCGGCGCTGGATACTGGCCTGCGCGCGGCCATGCGCAAGACGGTCGCCGGCGTTCTGGAGGCGGCCGGCGTCACCACCATCCTCGTCACCCACGATCAGGAAGAGGCGCTGTCCTTCGCCGATCAGGTGGCGGTGATGCGCGCGGGAAAGATCATGCAGGCCGGTTCTCCGCGCGATCTTTATCTCAGGCCCCGCGACCGCATGGTGGCGGAGTTTCTGGGCGAGGCGATCATCCTGCCGGCCAGCATCGCGGACGGCCATGCGCATTGCATTCTGGGCGCGATCCCCATCGACCGCGACGAAAGTCGCCAGACGGCCGAAATCCTGCTGCGGCCGGAGCAGGTCGGGCTCGGGCCGGATCAGGCCGGCGGCACGAGCGCCATGGTAACGGATTCGGAATTCAGCGGGCCGACCTGCACGCTCACGGTAGAGGTGGCCAACGGCGCGGGCGAAGCAGGCGCTCTCGTCCTGCGTCAGCCTTCAGCCGGCGCGCCGCAGGCCGGAACGCGCATCCGGCTTACCGTCAGCGGCAGCGCGCATCTGCTGGAGTAA
- a CDS encoding YkvA family protein: protein MAERTVFDLFGFADKVGGEQEVREKFWRTAKKAARHVPFMEDVVAAYYCVLDANTPLRAKGILVAALGYFVLPVDAIPDVIFGLGFTDDIAVLSAAIAAVRTHITPAHKAAAKDALAEDA, encoded by the coding sequence ATGGCTGAAAGGACCGTTTTCGATCTCTTCGGCTTCGCGGACAAGGTTGGCGGCGAACAGGAGGTGCGCGAAAAATTCTGGCGCACCGCCAAGAAAGCCGCGCGCCATGTTCCGTTCATGGAAGATGTCGTCGCTGCCTACTATTGCGTTCTGGACGCCAATACGCCGCTGAGAGCCAAGGGCATTCTTGTTGCTGCGCTCGGCTACTTCGTGCTGCCGGTGGATGCCATCCCCGATGTGATCTTCGGCCTTGGCTTCACCGATGACATTGCGGTGCTGAGCGCTGCAATCGCTGCTGTCAGGACGCACATCACCCCCGCCCACAAGGCGGCTGCGAAAGACGCACTGGCCGAAGACGCCTGA
- a CDS encoding argininosuccinate synthase: MTKLKDVKKVVLAYSGGLDTSIILKWLQTELGAEVVTFTADLGQGEELEPARRKAEMMGIKDIRIVDLREEFVKDFVFPMFRANALYEGTYLLGTSIARPLISKHLVQIAEETGADAVAHGATGKGNDQVRFELSAYALNPDIKVIAPWRDWSFKSRTDLIEFAEKHQIPVPKDKQGEAPFSVDANLLHSSSEGKVLEDPWVEPPEYVHQRSVSPLDAPDAATEIEIEFLKGDAVALNGKKLSPATLLAALNDLGRDNGIGRIDLVENRFVGMKSRGVYETPGGTILIAAHRAIESITLDRGAGHLKDELMPRYAELIYNGFWYSPEREMLQALIDKSQEDVEGTVRLKLYKGNVIVTGRKSAKSLYRDDLVTFEDDRGAYDQKDAEGFIRLNALRLRTLAARRRNTR; this comes from the coding sequence ATGACCAAGCTGAAAGACGTCAAGAAGGTCGTGCTCGCCTATTCGGGCGGCCTCGACACCTCCATCATCCTGAAATGGCTGCAGACCGAACTGGGCGCGGAGGTCGTCACCTTCACCGCCGATCTCGGACAGGGCGAGGAACTGGAGCCGGCGCGCCGCAAGGCCGAGATGATGGGCATCAAGGACATCCGCATCGTCGACCTGCGCGAGGAGTTCGTGAAGGATTTCGTGTTCCCGATGTTCCGCGCCAACGCGCTCTACGAGGGCACCTATCTGCTCGGCACATCCATCGCCCGGCCGCTGATCTCCAAGCATCTGGTCCAGATCGCCGAGGAAACCGGGGCTGACGCCGTCGCCCATGGCGCGACCGGCAAGGGCAACGATCAGGTGCGGTTCGAGCTTTCGGCCTATGCGCTCAATCCCGACATCAAGGTCATCGCGCCGTGGCGCGACTGGTCGTTCAAGTCGCGCACCGATCTGATCGAGTTCGCCGAAAAGCACCAGATCCCGGTGCCGAAGGACAAGCAGGGCGAAGCGCCGTTCTCGGTCGACGCCAATCTTCTGCACTCCTCCTCGGAGGGCAAGGTGCTGGAAGATCCGTGGGTGGAGCCGCCGGAATATGTGCACCAGCGCTCCGTCTCGCCGCTCGATGCGCCGGATGCCGCAACCGAGATCGAGATCGAATTCCTGAAGGGCGACGCGGTTGCGCTGAACGGCAAGAAGCTGTCGCCGGCCACGCTGCTCGCCGCGCTCAACGACCTCGGCCGTGACAACGGCATCGGCCGCATCGATCTGGTCGAGAACCGTTTCGTCGGCATGAAGAGCCGCGGCGTCTACGAGACCCCCGGCGGCACCATCCTGATCGCAGCGCACCGCGCCATCGAGTCGATTACGCTGGATCGCGGCGCCGGCCATCTCAAGGACGAGCTGATGCCGCGCTATGCGGAACTCATCTACAACGGCTTCTGGTACTCGCCGGAGCGCGAGATGCTGCAGGCGCTGATCGACAAGAGCCAGGAAGACGTCGAGGGTACGGTGCGGCTGAAGCTCTACAAGGGCAATGTCATCGTCACCGGTCGCAAGTCGGCCAAGTCGCTCTACCGCGACGACCTCGTCACCTTCGAAGACGATCGTGGCGCCTATGACCAGAAGGACGCCGAGGGCTTTATCCGCCTCAACGCGCTGCGCCTGCGCACGCTGGCGGCCCGCCGCCGCAACACGCGGTAA
- the thpR gene encoding RNA 2',3'-cyclic phosphodiesterase, giving the protein MPRLFTALEIPRDAALSLSLLRGGLPGARWIDVENYHITLRFIGDVEGHVADDIADALDRVRRPSFTLALTGVGAFGQKKPHSIWAGVTASPDLSALQAEIDRICQRLGIGADPRKFTPHVTLARLRNSNPAEVARYLSARGNFSATPFKVGRFVLMSSRDSVGGGPYIVEEAWPLTGSVPVSRVDSASDASRIMR; this is encoded by the coding sequence ATGCCGCGTCTTTTCACCGCTCTCGAAATTCCGCGCGATGCCGCGCTATCGCTCTCCCTGCTTCGGGGCGGCCTTCCCGGCGCCCGCTGGATCGACGTCGAAAACTATCACATCACGCTGCGCTTCATCGGCGATGTCGAAGGCCATGTGGCCGACGACATAGCCGACGCGCTCGACCGGGTGCGCCGGCCTTCCTTCACGCTGGCGCTCACCGGGGTTGGAGCCTTCGGGCAGAAGAAGCCGCACTCGATCTGGGCGGGGGTTACGGCCTCGCCGGATCTTTCCGCCCTGCAGGCGGAGATCGACCGCATCTGCCAGCGCCTCGGCATAGGTGCCGATCCGCGCAAGTTCACCCCGCATGTGACGCTGGCGAGGCTGCGAAACTCGAATCCCGCAGAGGTGGCGCGCTACCTGTCGGCACGCGGCAATTTCTCCGCCACGCCCTTCAAGGTCGGCCGTTTCGTGCTGATGTCGTCGCGCGATTCGGTGGGGGGAGGCCCCTATATCGTCGAGGAAGCCTGGCCGCTGACCGGCAGTGTCCCGGTAAGCCGCGTCGACAGCGCTTCCGACGCCTCGCGGATCATGCGGTAG
- a CDS encoding low molecular weight protein-tyrosine-phosphatase, with the protein MDAKPKSSILFVCLGNICRSPLAEGVFRTVAAERGLANLFVPDSAGTGGWHAGSPPDPRSIAVAARYGVDISGQSARKVDAGDFSRFDLILGMDRSNVQDLRRVAPQDAQARIHLYLDYTLGTVRDVPDPYYGGADGFEKVYRMIREASEALSTRLTGTLPVSGQASSTI; encoded by the coding sequence ATGGACGCCAAACCGAAAAGCTCGATCCTGTTCGTGTGCCTCGGCAACATCTGCCGCTCGCCGCTGGCGGAGGGCGTTTTTCGCACCGTGGCCGCAGAACGGGGGCTTGCGAACCTGTTTGTGCCGGATTCGGCCGGAACCGGGGGCTGGCATGCCGGGTCGCCACCCGATCCGCGCTCCATCGCCGTGGCCGCGCGCTATGGCGTCGACATTTCGGGCCAGTCCGCGCGGAAGGTCGACGCCGGGGATTTTTCCCGCTTCGACCTCATCCTTGGCATGGACCGCTCCAACGTGCAGGACCTGCGCCGCGTGGCACCACAGGACGCACAGGCGCGCATCCATCTCTATCTCGACTACACGCTGGGAACCGTGCGCGACGTTCCAGACCCCTATTATGGCGGGGCGGACGGCTTCGAGAAAGTCTACCGCATGATCCGCGAGGCGTCGGAAGCGCTGTCGACGCGGCTTACCGGGACACTGCCGGTCAGCGGCCAGGCTTCCTCGACGATATAG
- the rlmN gene encoding 23S rRNA (adenine(2503)-C(2))-methyltransferase RlmN — translation MSLSFDLIPAGARDALRIRPAPEKPSLIGLSREEMADALVEAGIVPQKQAKMRVQQLWHWLYVRGVSDFSQMFNISKDLRAALDRAFTVARPEVVEEQISNDGTRKWLFRFPPRGAGRPVEIETVYIPEEGRGTLCISSQVGCTLTCSFCHTGTQKLVRNLTAEEILAQLLTARDRLGDFPDTDTPAGAIVPAEGRKVSNIVMMGMGEPLYNFEAVKKALLIASDGDGLSLSKRRITLSTSGVVPEIYRTGEEIGVMLAISLHAVNDDLRDLLVPINRKYPLEQLMKACREYPGLSNARRITFEYVMLKDVNDSLEDAKQMVKLLRGIPAKINLIPFNPWPGTNYQCSDWETIERFADYINAAGYASPIRTPRGRDILAACGQLKSESERMRKVDRLALEAMMIAGHGEA, via the coding sequence ATGAGCCTTTCATTCGATCTCATTCCAGCCGGCGCCCGCGATGCGCTGCGCATTCGTCCAGCGCCGGAGAAGCCGTCGCTGATCGGCCTGTCGCGCGAGGAAATGGCTGATGCGCTGGTCGAGGCTGGCATCGTGCCGCAAAAGCAGGCGAAGATGCGCGTGCAGCAGCTCTGGCACTGGCTTTATGTGCGCGGCGTTTCCGATTTTTCCCAGATGTTCAACATCTCCAAGGATCTGCGTGCGGCGCTGGATCGCGCTTTCACCGTTGCGCGGCCGGAAGTCGTCGAGGAGCAGATCTCCAACGACGGCACGCGCAAGTGGCTGTTCCGCTTTCCGCCGCGCGGCGCGGGTCGTCCGGTCGAGATCGAGACCGTCTACATACCGGAAGAGGGACGCGGCACGCTGTGCATTTCCAGTCAGGTCGGCTGTACGCTGACCTGCTCCTTCTGCCATACCGGCACCCAGAAGCTGGTGCGCAATCTGACGGCGGAAGAAATTCTGGCGCAACTGCTCACCGCGCGAGACCGGCTGGGCGACTTTCCCGACACCGATACCCCGGCAGGCGCCATCGTGCCGGCGGAAGGACGCAAGGTGTCCAACATCGTCATGATGGGCATGGGCGAGCCGCTCTACAATTTCGAGGCGGTGAAGAAGGCCCTGCTGATCGCCTCCGACGGCGACGGGCTGTCGCTGTCGAAGCGGCGCATCACGCTCTCCACTTCCGGCGTCGTGCCGGAGATTTACCGCACCGGCGAGGAGATCGGCGTCATGCTGGCGATCTCGCTGCATGCGGTAAACGACGATCTGCGCGATCTTCTGGTGCCGATCAACAGGAAGTATCCGCTCGAACAGCTGATGAAGGCCTGCCGCGAATATCCGGGCCTGTCCAATGCGCGCCGCATCACCTTCGAATATGTGATGCTCAAGGACGTCAATGACAGCCTCGAAGACGCAAAGCAGATGGTGAAGCTGCTGAGGGGCATTCCGGCCAAGATCAACCTGATCCCGTTCAACCCGTGGCCGGGCACCAACTACCAGTGCTCGGACTGGGAGACGATCGAGCGCTTCGCCGACTACATCAACGCCGCCGGCTACGCCTCGCCGATCCGCACGCCGCGCGGGCGCGACATTCTCGCCGCCTGCGGCCAGCTCAAGTCGGAATCGGAACGCATGCGCAAGGTGGACAGGCTGGCGCTGGAGGCGATGATGATCGCCGGGCACGGCGAGGCTTGA
- a CDS encoding Glu/Leu/Phe/Val family dehydrogenase: MAEESLLDSALVRLDDAARHLNVDADVIEKLKYPRETTKARLMIRMDDGSRKSFLAWRCRYDDTRGPTKGGIRFHPDATAEEVEMLAFWMTFKCAVMNLPYGGGKGAVQVDPRQLSKAELERLSRAYIQAFAGIIGPDRDIPAPDVYTNSMIMGWMADEYSQIVGKSSPAVITGKPLALGGSVGRGDATARGGYYLVRHLAQELGLNGKLRIAIQGFGNAGQYIASLLAGDGHTIVAVSDSGGAVHSAEGLSLDTLMAAKNDNRSVVYTAGKDGHEAIAADDLVGVDCDILVPAALENMIHKHNAHTVKARLVLELANGPVTPEADEILAERNVVVLPDILANAGGVTVSYFEWVQNKQGYYWELEEIHTKLRTIMEREGRAIWQLSVDRGTTPRTAAYVHALNRLAEAIEAHGTQSYFDS; encoded by the coding sequence ATGGCGGAAGAAAGTCTTCTTGATAGCGCACTGGTACGTCTGGACGATGCCGCAAGGCACCTCAACGTCGACGCCGATGTCATCGAGAAGCTGAAATATCCGCGAGAGACGACCAAAGCCCGCCTCATGATCCGCATGGACGACGGTTCGCGAAAATCCTTCCTGGCATGGCGATGCCGCTATGACGACACCCGCGGCCCGACCAAGGGCGGCATCCGCTTCCATCCCGACGCTACGGCCGAAGAAGTCGAGATGCTGGCCTTCTGGATGACGTTCAAATGCGCCGTGATGAACCTGCCCTATGGCGGCGGCAAAGGCGCCGTTCAGGTCGACCCGCGCCAGCTCTCCAAGGCCGAGCTGGAGCGTCTGTCGCGCGCTTATATTCAGGCTTTCGCCGGCATTATCGGGCCGGACCGCGATATTCCCGCACCCGATGTCTACACCAACTCCATGATCATGGGCTGGATGGCTGACGAGTACAGCCAGATCGTCGGCAAGAGCTCGCCTGCCGTCATCACCGGCAAGCCGCTGGCGCTCGGCGGCTCCGTCGGCCGCGGCGACGCCACCGCGCGCGGCGGCTACTATCTGGTGCGGCATCTGGCGCAGGAACTGGGCCTGAACGGTAAGCTTCGCATCGCCATTCAGGGCTTCGGCAATGCCGGCCAGTATATCGCCTCGCTGCTCGCCGGCGACGGCCACACCATCGTGGCCGTCTCGGATTCCGGAGGCGCCGTGCACTCGGCCGAAGGGCTGAGCCTCGACACCCTGATGGCGGCCAAGAACGACAACCGTTCGGTCGTCTATACTGCCGGAAAGGATGGCCATGAGGCCATTGCCGCCGACGATCTGGTCGGCGTCGACTGCGATATCCTTGTGCCAGCGGCGCTGGAAAACATGATCCACAAGCACAATGCCCACACCGTGAAGGCGCGTCTCGTGCTGGAACTCGCCAACGGTCCGGTAACGCCCGAAGCCGACGAGATCCTCGCCGAACGCAACGTCGTGGTGCTGCCCGATATTCTGGCCAATGCTGGCGGCGTCACCGTCTCCTATTTCGAGTGGGTGCAGAACAAGCAGGGCTATTACTGGGAGCTGGAGGAAATCCACACCAAGCTGCGTACCATCATGGAGCGCGAAGGCCGGGCCATCTGGCAACTGTCGGTCGACCGCGGCACCACGCCGCGCACGGCCGCCTATGTCCACGCGCTGAACCGGCTGGCTGAAGCGATCGAGGCCCACGGCACGCAGAGCTATTTCGACAGCTGA
- a CDS encoding 4a-hydroxytetrahydrobiopterin dehydratase, producing the protein MAREKLAPDAITASLEERPGWALSGDRLAIERRFSFGNFSEAFAFMTRVALAAEKMDHHPEWSNVYKTVDIRLSTHDAGGLTELDFGLARRIDRIFGN; encoded by the coding sequence ATGGCACGAGAGAAACTGGCACCGGACGCCATCACCGCGTCGCTTGAGGAACGTCCCGGCTGGGCGCTGAGCGGGGACCGGCTGGCCATCGAAAGGCGTTTCAGCTTCGGCAATTTTTCCGAAGCCTTCGCCTTCATGACGCGGGTGGCTTTGGCGGCGGAGAAGATGGACCATCACCCGGAATGGTCGAACGTCTACAAGACCGTCGATATCCGGCTCAGCACCCATGATGCGGGCGGGCTCACTGAACTCGACTTCGGCCTCGCGCGCCGCATCGACCGGATTTTCGGCAACTGA
- a CDS encoding ABC transporter permease: MRTLTDGTLIAGPAAARPAAASLRFSWIGFAALLVTLLTLVPLAFILWVTVQTGWQTAISLIFRPRVGELLVNTLLLELLAVPACAVLSVALGWLTERSDLAGARLWSWLCVAPLAVPAFIHSYAWVTIVPGLNGLGAGVLVSVLAYFPFLYLPVSAALRRLDPALEDAAAALGHGPWSVFFRVVLPQLRLALCGGALLVGLHLLAEYGLFVFVRFDTFTTAIVDQFQSTFNGPAANMLAGVLITCCFALLALEMLARGDERYARVGSGAARHPAKAKLGRAALPSLLMLAVVTALSLGVPFYTIARWLWAGGLQVWRMDEIGAALGHTTVLALGGALLATLAAIPMAWLSIRAPGRLQRMLEGCNYMVGSLPGVVVALALVTLTVRYLLPLYQTLATILVAYMLMFLPRAIISLRASIAQAPPELEQAAMNLGRRPFNALWSTTIRLSAPGAAAGMALVALGILNELTATQMLAPSGTRTLALAFWAYSGEIDYAAAAPYALIMVAASLPLTWLLYVQSKKMAGQ, encoded by the coding sequence ATGCGGACCTTGACCGACGGCACCCTGATTGCCGGACCTGCCGCCGCCCGGCCGGCGGCGGCATCGTTGCGCTTCTCGTGGATCGGGTTCGCGGCGCTGCTGGTCACGCTGCTGACGCTGGTTCCGCTCGCCTTCATCCTGTGGGTGACGGTGCAGACCGGCTGGCAAACGGCCATATCGCTCATCTTCCGCCCAAGGGTTGGCGAGCTTCTGGTCAACACGCTGCTGCTCGAACTGCTTGCCGTGCCAGCCTGCGCGGTGCTTTCAGTGGCGCTTGGCTGGCTGACGGAACGCAGCGATCTTGCGGGCGCACGTCTGTGGTCATGGCTGTGCGTGGCACCGCTCGCCGTGCCTGCCTTCATTCATTCCTATGCGTGGGTCACCATCGTGCCCGGCCTCAACGGTCTTGGAGCCGGCGTATTGGTGTCGGTGCTGGCCTATTTTCCGTTCCTCTACCTGCCGGTTTCGGCCGCCTTGCGCCGCCTCGACCCCGCGCTGGAAGACGCGGCGGCAGCGCTTGGCCATGGTCCGTGGAGCGTGTTCTTCCGCGTCGTGCTGCCTCAGCTTCGGCTGGCGCTGTGCGGCGGCGCGCTGCTGGTCGGCCTGCATCTGCTTGCCGAATACGGGCTGTTCGTCTTCGTGCGCTTCGACACTTTCACCACGGCCATCGTCGACCAGTTCCAGTCCACGTTCAACGGTCCCGCCGCAAACATGCTGGCCGGCGTCCTGATCACCTGCTGCTTCGCCCTTCTGGCGCTGGAAATGCTGGCGCGCGGCGACGAGCGCTATGCCCGCGTCGGCTCCGGCGCCGCCCGCCACCCTGCGAAGGCAAAGCTCGGCCGCGCCGCCCTGCCTAGCCTGCTGATGCTTGCCGTGGTGACGGCGCTGTCGCTCGGCGTGCCCTTTTATACCATCGCCCGCTGGCTGTGGGCCGGCGGACTTCAGGTATGGCGCATGGACGAGATCGGCGCCGCACTCGGCCACACGACGGTGCTGGCGCTCGGCGGCGCGTTGCTCGCCACCCTTGCCGCCATTCCCATGGCGTGGCTGTCGATCCGCGCGCCGGGGCGCCTGCAACGCATGCTGGAAGGCTGCAACTACATGGTGGGGTCGCTGCCCGGCGTGGTGGTGGCGCTGGCGCTGGTCACGCTGACCGTGCGCTATCTGCTGCCGCTCTACCAGACGCTCGCCACCATCCTCGTCGCCTATATGCTGATGTTCCTGCCGCGCGCCATCATCAGCCTGCGCGCCTCGATCGCGCAGGCGCCACCGGAGCTGGAGCAGGCAGCGATGAATCTTGGGCGACGCCCGTTCAACGCGCTGTGGTCCACCACAATCCGCCTTTCGGCACCCGGTGCCGCGGCTGGCATGGCGCTGGTGGCGCTCGGCATTCTCAACGAGCTGACCGCCACCCAGATGCTGGCCCCCAGCGGCACCCGCACGCTGGCGCTCGCCTTCTGGGCCTACAGCGGCGAGATCGACTATGCGGCCGCCGCACCCTACGCGCTGATCATGGTTGCGGCCTCGCTGCCGCTGACATGGCTGCTTTACGTGCAATCGAAGAAGATGGCCGGACAATGA